A stretch of Nonomuraea africana DNA encodes these proteins:
- a CDS encoding TetR/AcrR family transcriptional regulator encodes MAQDEPVRQRLLAEATRLFAERGFESTSVQEIVVSAGVTKGAMYHYFDSKDDLLHEIYARVLRMQMDRLTRIADGPGTVSKRLYAAAADVVETTADNLDDSKIFFRSMHLLAPETQKTVRAERRRYHERFRDLVAEGQREGVFRADVPADIVVDYFFGSVHHLGSWYHVEGPLTGAQVGAQFADLLLTSLRP; translated from the coding sequence ATGGCACAGGATGAACCGGTCAGACAGCGACTGCTCGCGGAGGCGACGCGACTGTTCGCCGAACGCGGCTTCGAGAGCACGTCGGTGCAGGAGATCGTGGTCTCAGCCGGGGTCACCAAGGGGGCGATGTACCACTATTTCGACTCCAAGGATGATCTGCTGCACGAGATCTATGCCCGCGTTCTCCGGATGCAGATGGACCGGCTGACGCGGATCGCCGACGGACCCGGCACCGTGTCCAAGCGGCTGTACGCGGCCGCGGCCGACGTCGTGGAGACGACGGCCGACAACCTCGACGACTCCAAGATCTTCTTCAGGTCCATGCATCTGCTGGCCCCCGAGACGCAGAAGACCGTGCGGGCCGAGCGGCGCCGCTACCACGAGCGCTTCCGCGACCTCGTGGCCGAGGGGCAGCGCGAGGGCGTCTTCCGCGCCGACGTGCCCGCCGACATCGTGGTCGACTACTTCTTCGGCTCGGTGCACCACCTGGGCAGCTGGTATCACGTCGAGGGCCCGCTGACCGGCGCCCAGGTGGGCGCGCAGTTCGCCGACCTGCTGCTCACGTCGTTGCGGCCATAG
- the efeB gene encoding iron uptake transporter deferrochelatase/peroxidase subunit: MSGVSRRKLLGFGAAGVAAAGASVAGARMLLDAPTAAPVSASSTIDSVAFYGEHQAGIVTPAQDRLHFAAFDVITTSRAELDALLQEWTAAAARMTQGQEAGTFGAVGGVPEAPPDDTGEALGLPAAELTLTIGFGASLFDDRFGLADRKPEALRDLPRFPGDALLPELSGGDLCVQACANDPQVAVHAIRNLARIGFGRVSVRYSQLGFGRTSSTSRAQATPRNLMGFKDGTANLKLEDTTMLRDHLWVAQADGPAWMRGGTYLVTRKIRMHIETWDRTSLAEQEAIFGRDKREGAPLGLKKEFDEPDFARKGPDGAPVIGEVAHVRLAHPAHNGGARLLRRGYNYVDGSDGLGRLDAGLFFMSYQRDPHRQFVPVQRALAKNDVLNEYIKHISSGLFAIPPGVRDGGDHWGRALFA, encoded by the coding sequence ATGAGCGGGGTCAGCCGCAGGAAACTGCTCGGATTCGGCGCGGCGGGCGTCGCCGCGGCGGGAGCGTCCGTCGCGGGCGCCAGGATGCTGCTCGACGCGCCCACGGCCGCGCCCGTCAGCGCGTCCTCGACCATCGACTCCGTCGCCTTCTACGGCGAGCACCAGGCGGGCATCGTCACCCCCGCCCAGGACCGGCTGCACTTCGCCGCGTTCGACGTGATCACCACCAGCCGCGCCGAGCTCGACGCGCTGCTCCAGGAGTGGACGGCGGCCGCCGCCCGGATGACCCAGGGGCAGGAGGCGGGGACGTTCGGCGCGGTCGGCGGCGTGCCGGAGGCCCCGCCCGACGACACGGGCGAGGCGCTCGGCCTGCCCGCCGCCGAGCTCACGCTGACCATCGGGTTCGGCGCCTCGCTGTTCGACGACAGGTTCGGGCTGGCGGACAGGAAGCCGGAGGCGCTGCGCGACCTGCCGCGCTTCCCCGGCGACGCGCTGCTGCCTGAGCTGTCCGGCGGCGACCTGTGCGTGCAGGCGTGCGCGAACGACCCGCAGGTGGCCGTGCACGCGATCCGCAACCTGGCCAGGATCGGCTTCGGCCGGGTGTCGGTGCGATACTCCCAGCTCGGCTTCGGCCGCACCTCGTCCACGTCCCGGGCGCAGGCCACGCCGCGCAACCTCATGGGCTTCAAGGACGGCACCGCCAACCTGAAGCTGGAGGACACCACGATGCTCCGCGACCACCTGTGGGTCGCGCAGGCGGACGGTCCCGCGTGGATGCGCGGCGGCACCTACCTGGTCACCAGGAAGATCCGGATGCACATCGAGACCTGGGACCGCACGTCGCTGGCCGAGCAGGAGGCCATCTTCGGCCGTGACAAGCGCGAAGGCGCGCCGCTCGGCCTGAAAAAGGAGTTCGACGAGCCCGACTTCGCCAGGAAGGGCCCCGACGGCGCGCCGGTGATCGGCGAGGTGGCCCACGTCCGGCTGGCGCATCCCGCCCACAACGGGGGCGCCAGGCTGCTGCGCCGCGGCTACAACTACGTGGACGGCTCCGACGGCCTCGGCCGCCTGGACGCCGGGCTGTTCTTCATGTCCTACCAGCGCGACCCGCATCGCCAGTTCGTGCCGGTGCAGCGGGCGCTGGCAAAGAACGACGTGCTCAACGAGTACATCAAGCACATCTCCAGCGGCCTGTTCGCCATCCCGCCAGGGGTGCGGGACGGCGGCGACCACTGGGGCCGCGCCCTGTTCGCCTGA
- the efeO gene encoding iron uptake system protein EfeO, translating into MRTSSLVVTGALALAALAGCSQEGPTTRPSGAGTAAAAGGPIKVAASDTACTVATSEVAAGTTTFAVTNGGTKVTEFYVYAPGDRVMAEVENIVPGLTRELIVELPAGVYETACKPGMVGRGIRGPLKVTGESKPLSADAKLAAATASYQRYVKSQTDALLVKTQEFVDAVKAGEQEKAKALFPVARTYWERIEPVAEIFGDLDPKIDGREEVIEEGMEFTGFHRLERDLWVDKDVSKSGPIADQLMADVKLIVQKANSEKLSPLQLGNGAKELLDEVATGKITGEEDRYSHTDLWDFAANLAGSKAAVQSLRPVLEERAPDLVKTLDAQFAAAEAALEVHRKGDGWKLHTELSKADLKKLSDAINALAEPVSKIAAVVAR; encoded by the coding sequence ATGCGTACTTCCTCTCTCGTCGTCACGGGCGCGCTCGCACTCGCCGCTCTCGCGGGCTGCTCCCAGGAGGGGCCTACCACGCGGCCGAGCGGTGCGGGGACCGCCGCCGCAGCCGGTGGACCGATCAAGGTGGCGGCCAGTGACACGGCCTGCACCGTCGCCACGTCCGAGGTTGCCGCGGGGACCACCACGTTCGCCGTGACAAATGGCGGCACCAAGGTCACCGAGTTCTACGTCTACGCGCCGGGCGACAGGGTCATGGCCGAGGTGGAGAACATCGTGCCGGGACTCACCCGCGAGCTGATCGTGGAGCTGCCCGCGGGCGTGTACGAGACGGCCTGCAAGCCGGGCATGGTGGGCAGGGGCATCCGCGGGCCGCTGAAGGTCACCGGTGAGTCAAAGCCGCTCAGCGCCGACGCCAAGCTCGCCGCCGCGACCGCGAGCTACCAGCGCTATGTCAAGAGCCAGACCGACGCCCTGCTGGTCAAGACGCAGGAGTTCGTCGACGCGGTGAAGGCGGGCGAGCAGGAGAAGGCCAAGGCGCTCTTCCCCGTCGCGCGCACCTACTGGGAGCGGATCGAGCCCGTCGCGGAGATCTTCGGCGACCTCGACCCGAAGATCGACGGTCGTGAGGAGGTCATCGAGGAGGGCATGGAGTTCACCGGCTTCCATCGCCTCGAGCGCGACCTCTGGGTGGACAAGGACGTCAGCAAGTCGGGCCCGATCGCCGACCAGCTGATGGCCGACGTGAAGCTGATCGTGCAGAAGGCCAACAGCGAGAAACTCTCGCCCCTCCAACTGGGCAACGGCGCCAAGGAACTGCTGGACGAGGTGGCCACCGGCAAGATCACCGGCGAGGAGGACCGCTACTCGCACACCGACCTCTGGGACTTCGCCGCCAACCTGGCCGGCTCCAAGGCGGCCGTGCAGTCGCTGCGTCCCGTGCTCGAGGAGCGCGCCCCCGACCTGGTGAAGACGCTCGACGCGCAGTTCGCCGCGGCTGAGGCCGCGCTGGAGGTGCACCGGAAGGGCGACGGGTGGAAGCTGCACACCGAGCTGTCGAAGGCCGATCTGAAGAAGCTGTCCGACGCGATCAACGCGCTGGCCGAACCGGTCAGCAAGATCGCCGCGGTCGTGGCCAGGTGA
- the efeU gene encoding iron uptake transporter permease EfeU, which produces MFASFLIGLREGLEATLVVSILVAFLVKSDRRDKLPLVWTGVGLAVALSVGFGALLSFTAANLSFEQQELFEALTSIAATVFVTWMIFWMRGAARTIAGDLRAKLGEALKVGGVAVAVMAFLAVVREGLETSLLFYASAQGAAATAQPLIGISLGVLTSIVIGWGIYASAIRVNLTRFFTWTGLLLILVAGGILKYGVHDLQEAGILPGLNTLAFDISGVLDPGAWYSALLAGMFNITPAPSVLETVAWAVYVIPVLILFLRPAAAPKAAAPVS; this is translated from the coding sequence GTGTTCGCCAGCTTTCTCATCGGACTGCGGGAGGGCCTGGAGGCGACTCTTGTGGTCTCCATCCTGGTGGCCTTCCTGGTCAAGAGCGACCGCAGGGACAAGCTGCCCCTCGTCTGGACAGGCGTGGGCCTCGCGGTCGCGCTGTCGGTCGGGTTCGGCGCGCTGCTGTCGTTCACCGCCGCCAACCTCTCCTTCGAGCAGCAGGAGCTGTTCGAGGCGCTGACATCCATCGCCGCCACGGTGTTCGTCACCTGGATGATCTTCTGGATGCGCGGCGCCGCCCGCACCATCGCCGGCGACCTGCGGGCCAAGCTCGGCGAGGCGCTCAAGGTGGGCGGGGTCGCCGTCGCGGTGATGGCGTTCCTGGCGGTGGTCCGCGAAGGCCTGGAGACGTCGCTGCTCTTCTACGCCTCGGCGCAGGGCGCCGCCGCCACGGCGCAGCCGCTGATCGGCATCAGTCTCGGCGTGCTCACCTCGATCGTCATCGGCTGGGGGATCTACGCGAGCGCGATCAGGGTCAACCTCACCAGGTTCTTCACCTGGACGGGCCTGCTGCTGATCCTGGTGGCGGGCGGCATACTCAAGTACGGCGTGCACGACCTGCAGGAGGCCGGGATCCTCCCCGGCCTGAACACGCTCGCCTTCGACATCTCCGGCGTGCTCGACCCCGGAGCGTGGTACTCGGCGCTGCTGGCCGGGATGTTCAACATCACCCCGGCGCCCAGCGTTCTCGAGACGGTGGCCTGGGCGGTCTACGTGATCCCTGTGCTGATCCTCTTCCTCCGCCCGGCCGCCGCGCCCAAGGCCGCCGCACCCGTTTCGTAG
- a CDS encoding acyl-CoA dehydrogenase family protein: MTLLYTDVEDELRAAVRDLLADRCPPAAVLARVEDEPHDLDLWKTLARDIGVAGLLIPEEYGGAGASAREAAVVLEELGRAVTPVPFFTSSVLATHALLQAGAGELLRGVAEGDLTVALVVPFSVSPYREVGGAVTVTDGRLTGVVSAVAGADVADVLLVPVDGTLHAVPAAEATVEVTPSLDLTRPIATVTFADSVAEPLGAVDVGRTLRFGAGLLASEQLGVAEWCLETTLAYVKERYQFARPVGSFQAIKHRLADLWLDVVRARAAARAATDGTALAAAVAQAWNAGVAVHVAEEAVQLHGGIGMTWEHPLHLFLKRAKSTELALGTPGDHRDALAELADLPGPVRAEPDRPELNRAGLS; encoded by the coding sequence ATGACGCTGCTCTACACCGACGTCGAGGACGAGCTGCGGGCCGCCGTGCGCGACCTGCTGGCCGACCGCTGCCCTCCCGCCGCGGTGCTGGCCAGGGTGGAGGACGAGCCGCACGACCTGGATCTGTGGAAGACGCTGGCGCGCGACATCGGCGTGGCGGGGCTGCTCATCCCCGAGGAGTACGGCGGAGCGGGCGCCTCGGCGCGCGAGGCGGCGGTCGTGCTGGAGGAGCTCGGCAGGGCCGTGACGCCGGTCCCGTTCTTCACCAGCTCGGTGCTCGCCACCCATGCCCTGCTCCAGGCCGGAGCGGGCGAGCTGCTGCGCGGGGTGGCGGAGGGCGATCTCACGGTCGCGCTCGTCGTGCCCTTCTCCGTCTCGCCGTACAGGGAGGTCGGGGGCGCGGTCACCGTCACGGACGGGCGCCTGACCGGCGTCGTGAGCGCGGTGGCGGGGGCGGACGTGGCAGACGTGCTGCTCGTGCCGGTGGACGGGACGCTGCACGCGGTCCCCGCCGCGGAGGCCACCGTGGAGGTGACGCCCTCGCTCGATCTCACCAGGCCGATCGCCACGGTCACGTTCGCCGATTCGGTCGCCGAGCCGCTGGGCGCGGTCGATGTGGGGCGGACGCTGCGGTTCGGGGCCGGGCTCCTGGCCTCCGAGCAGCTCGGCGTGGCCGAGTGGTGCCTGGAGACGACGCTCGCCTACGTGAAGGAGCGCTACCAGTTCGCCAGGCCCGTCGGGTCCTTCCAGGCGATCAAGCACAGGCTCGCCGATCTGTGGCTGGACGTCGTGCGTGCCAGGGCCGCCGCGCGCGCCGCGACGGACGGCACCGCGCTGGCGGCGGCGGTCGCGCAGGCGTGGAACGCGGGTGTGGCGGTCCACGTGGCGGAGGAGGCGGTGCAGCTCCACGGCGGAATCGGGATGACCTGGGAGCATCCACTCCACCTGTTCCTCAAGCGCGCCAAGTCCACCGAACTGGCCCTTGGCACCCCCGGCGACCACCGGGACGCCCTCGCCGAACTGGCCGACCTTCCCGGGCCGGTCCGAGCTGAACCGGACCGGCCTGAGCTGAACCGGGCCGGCCTGAGCTGA
- a CDS encoding acyl-CoA dehydrogenase family protein, whose product MDVVDRFLENAPSDRLEFLRARFDAGLAWVHFPVGLGGLGAPREMQQEVERALAHTPQLDTGVQAIGLGMAAPTILAFGTEEQKKRFLRPLWTGEEIWCQLFSEPGAGSDLATLATRAVRDGDEWVVDGQKVWTSGAHHARWAILVARTDPDLPKHRGLTYFICDMHAPGVDVRPLRQITGEAEFNEVFLTGVRLSDDLRLGEVGDGWRVAQTTLMNERVAIGGAPVRRGGGMIGLVADAWRERPELRTHDLYQRLLALWVEAEVTRLSGVRLREQLAAGQPGPEGSGMKLSFAKLNQALTGFEVEFNRDLGYDDWAFRRSDSVDFLGRGPGYRYLRAKGNSIEGGTSEILRNIIAERVLGLPSEPRVDKDVPWKDLPR is encoded by the coding sequence GTGGATGTAGTCGACAGGTTCCTCGAGAACGCTCCCTCCGACCGGCTGGAGTTCCTGCGGGCCAGGTTCGACGCGGGCCTGGCGTGGGTGCACTTCCCCGTGGGCCTCGGCGGCCTCGGCGCGCCGCGAGAGATGCAGCAGGAGGTGGAGCGCGCGCTCGCGCACACCCCGCAGCTCGACACCGGCGTCCAGGCGATCGGCCTGGGCATGGCGGCCCCGACGATCCTCGCCTTCGGCACGGAGGAGCAGAAGAAGCGCTTCCTGCGTCCGCTGTGGACCGGCGAGGAGATCTGGTGCCAGCTCTTCAGCGAGCCGGGCGCCGGCTCCGACCTGGCCACCCTGGCCACGCGGGCGGTCAGGGACGGCGACGAGTGGGTCGTCGACGGGCAGAAGGTCTGGACGTCGGGCGCCCACCACGCGCGCTGGGCCATCCTGGTCGCGAGGACGGACCCCGACCTGCCCAAGCACCGCGGCCTGACCTACTTCATCTGCGACATGCACGCCCCCGGCGTGGACGTGCGCCCGCTGCGCCAGATCACCGGCGAGGCCGAGTTCAACGAGGTCTTCCTCACCGGCGTGCGGCTCTCCGACGACCTGCGCCTCGGCGAGGTCGGCGACGGCTGGCGGGTCGCGCAGACCACGCTCATGAACGAGCGCGTGGCCATCGGCGGCGCGCCCGTCCGCAGGGGCGGCGGCATGATCGGCCTGGTCGCCGACGCCTGGCGCGAGCGACCCGAGCTGCGCACCCACGATCTGTACCAGCGCCTGCTCGCGTTGTGGGTGGAGGCCGAGGTCACCCGCCTGTCGGGGGTACGGCTGCGCGAACAGCTCGCCGCGGGCCAGCCGGGCCCCGAGGGCTCGGGCATGAAGCTGTCGTTCGCCAAGCTCAACCAGGCACTGACCGGGTTCGAGGTCGAGTTCAACCGCGACCTCGGCTACGACGACTGGGCCTTTCGCCGCTCCGACTCCGTCGACTTCCTCGGCCGCGGGCCCGGCTACCGCTACCTGCGGGCCAAGGGCAACTCCATCGAGGGCGGCACCTCGGAGATCCTGCGGAACATCATCGCCGAGCGGGTGCTCGGCCTGCCCTCCGAACCCCGCGTCGACAAGGACGTGCCCTGGAAGGACCTGCCGCGATGA
- a CDS encoding acyl-CoA dehydrogenase family protein — MDFAFDTVTEDLRERLLRFMDECVYPAEEAFEEQAATSGWGSPPLMADLKEEARKRGLWNLFLPGAHGAGLTNLLYAPLAEIMGRSPRIAPTATNCAAPDTGNMEVLAGFGSEWQRKEWLRPLLDGEIRSAFAMTEPDVASSDATNISTRIVKDGAEYVINGRKWFISGAMNPNCKILIVMGKTDPDAPKHRQQSMVLVPRDAPGLHIKRGMHVFGYSDADHGGHAEVVFEDVRVPADHLIGEEGGGFAIAQARLGPGRIHHCMRMIGMAERAIELMCTRALARTAFGKAIAEQGVVQDWIAESRVRVEQLRLLVLKTAWLMDTVGNKGAHTEIQAIKIATPQTVEWILDKAIQVHGAGGVSQDFPLAGLWAGVRSLRFADGPDEVHKRSLAHRELKKWM, encoded by the coding sequence ATGGACTTCGCCTTCGACACCGTCACCGAGGACCTGCGCGAGCGACTGCTGCGCTTCATGGACGAATGCGTCTACCCGGCCGAGGAGGCCTTCGAGGAGCAGGCGGCGACCAGCGGCTGGGGCAGCCCGCCGCTGATGGCCGACCTCAAGGAGGAGGCCCGCAAGAGGGGGTTGTGGAATCTCTTCCTGCCCGGTGCGCACGGCGCGGGGCTGACGAACCTGCTGTACGCGCCGCTGGCCGAGATCATGGGGCGCAGTCCGAGGATCGCCCCGACGGCGACGAACTGCGCCGCGCCCGACACGGGCAACATGGAGGTGCTGGCGGGGTTCGGCAGCGAGTGGCAGCGCAAGGAGTGGCTGCGCCCGCTGCTCGACGGCGAGATCCGCTCCGCGTTCGCCATGACCGAGCCCGACGTGGCCTCGTCCGACGCCACCAACATCTCCACCCGGATCGTCAAGGACGGCGCCGAGTACGTCATCAACGGTCGCAAGTGGTTCATCTCCGGTGCGATGAACCCGAACTGCAAGATCCTCATCGTCATGGGCAAGACCGACCCCGACGCGCCCAAGCACCGCCAGCAGAGCATGGTGCTCGTCCCGCGCGACGCCCCCGGCCTGCACATCAAGCGCGGCATGCACGTCTTCGGCTACAGCGACGCCGACCACGGCGGCCACGCCGAGGTGGTCTTCGAGGACGTGCGGGTGCCCGCCGACCACCTGATCGGCGAGGAGGGCGGCGGCTTCGCGATCGCCCAGGCCAGGCTCGGGCCCGGCCGCATCCACCACTGCATGCGCATGATCGGGATGGCCGAGCGGGCGATCGAGCTGATGTGCACGCGGGCCCTCGCCCGCACGGCGTTCGGCAAGGCGATCGCCGAGCAGGGCGTGGTCCAGGACTGGATCGCCGAGTCCAGGGTGCGCGTCGAGCAGCTCAGGCTGCTGGTGCTCAAGACCGCGTGGCTGATGGACACCGTCGGCAACAAGGGCGCGCACACCGAGATCCAGGCGATCAAGATCGCCACACCTCAGACCGTCGAATGGATCCTCGACAAGGCCATCCAGGTCCATGGCGCGGGCGGCGTCAGCCAGGACTTCCCGCTGGCCGGGCTCTGGGCCGGAGTGCGCTCGCTGCGCTTCGCCGACGGCCCCGACGAGGTGCACAAGAGGTCGCTCGCGCACAGGGAGCTCAAGAAGTGGATGTAG
- a CDS encoding GNAT family N-acetyltransferase: MTAKLPSPVVLENSVVRLEPLTYDHVPDLFLAGGADDEVWRWLSVPTPRTEEELAAVAGEVIDNPKYAAHAVILKESGRAVGWTTYLDVPGFDQSVEIGWTWYGRAVWRTAVNTSCKVLLIDHAFEIGGYNRVQLKTDHLNTRSQAAIRRIGGVHEGTLRRHRPRLDGTWRDTVVFGILDDEWPAHRVRLTRHETP; encoded by the coding sequence ATGACCGCCAAGCTCCCCTCTCCCGTCGTGCTCGAGAACTCCGTCGTACGGCTGGAGCCGCTCACCTATGACCACGTCCCCGACCTCTTCCTCGCCGGAGGAGCGGACGACGAGGTCTGGCGCTGGCTGTCCGTCCCCACGCCCCGCACCGAGGAGGAGCTCGCGGCGGTGGCCGGCGAGGTGATCGACAACCCCAAGTACGCGGCGCACGCGGTCATTCTGAAGGAGAGCGGCAGGGCCGTCGGGTGGACGACCTACCTCGACGTGCCCGGCTTCGACCAGAGCGTGGAGATCGGCTGGACCTGGTACGGCAGGGCGGTGTGGCGCACGGCGGTCAACACCTCGTGCAAGGTGCTGCTGATCGACCACGCCTTCGAGATAGGCGGTTACAACCGCGTGCAGCTCAAGACCGACCACCTGAACACGCGGTCGCAGGCGGCGATCAGGCGCATCGGCGGGGTGCACGAGGGCACGCTGCGCAGGCACCGGCCGAGGCTCGACGGCACGTGGCGCGACACCGTGGTATTCGGCATCCTGGACGACGAGTGGCCCGCCCACCGCGTCCGCCTCACCCGACACGAGACCCCCTGA
- a CDS encoding TetR/AcrR family transcriptional regulator, whose protein sequence is MKRSEAVAEAAITLLAERGMRGLTHRAVDELAGLPPGSTSNLARTRAALLELTLHRLTELEENAFAPATGDARAVLGNGASAGPFGTEGMELGELADLLAEVLAVQLGDRRRTLARYELALEATRRPELREIYDRVGARFRDPAAALLAAAGSADPVRHGRQLVAYGEGIMFDAIAGAGVTPTIDDLRAGLREFLSGMLR, encoded by the coding sequence GTGAAACGTTCGGAGGCCGTCGCGGAGGCGGCCATCACCCTGCTCGCCGAGCGCGGCATGCGCGGGCTGACCCACCGGGCGGTCGACGAACTGGCGGGGCTGCCGCCGGGGTCCACCTCCAACCTGGCGCGCACGCGGGCGGCGCTGCTGGAGCTGACCCTGCACCGGCTGACGGAACTGGAGGAGAACGCCTTCGCCCCTGCGACGGGGGACGCCCGCGCTGTCCTCGGGAATGGCGCGAGCGCGGGACCGTTCGGAACGGAGGGCATGGAGCTCGGTGAGCTGGCGGACCTGCTGGCCGAGGTGCTCGCCGTCCAGCTGGGCGACAGGCGGCGCACGCTCGCCCGCTACGAGCTGGCCCTGGAGGCGACGCGCCGTCCCGAGCTGCGGGAGATCTACGACAGGGTGGGCGCCAGGTTCCGCGACCCCGCCGCCGCGCTGCTCGCGGCGGCCGGCTCGGCGGACCCCGTACGGCACGGGCGGCAGCTGGTGGCCTATGGCGAGGGCATCATGTTCGACGCGATCGCGGGCGCCGGGGTGACGCCCACGATCGACGACCTCAGGGCGGGGCTGAGGGAGTTCCTGTCCGGCATGCTGCGTTGA
- a CDS encoding FAD-dependent oxidoreductase, with protein MSRAVVIGAGIGGLTAAVALERRGWQVTVLERAERLEAVGSGLAVAANALKALDTIDLGDEVRRLSRIQGTGGLRTPHGRWLIQTSEQSAAARYGDSIAIMLRATLVDLLADRVRDLRLGTPVTGVDAENGVVRTQGGEFEADLVVAGDGINSATRAALFPGHPAPVYSGVTAWRVLVPQPGGVVQSTETWGRGLVAGVHPLADDLVYLYATDLAPAGEPHGDERAGLLRRFGDWHQPIPALLESARREDVIRNDVYYLGTPLPAMHRGRVALLGDAAHPMTPNLGQGACQAIEDAIVLAATAPDLTAYTEARLARTAKVVAQSTKICRATKVRHPLAVRLRETGMALAGRLSSDLMLRSMDEVLGWTPPESAATGQGRAARA; from the coding sequence ATGTCCAGAGCTGTGGTGATCGGGGCAGGCATCGGCGGGCTGACGGCCGCCGTCGCGCTGGAGCGGCGCGGGTGGCAGGTGACCGTCCTGGAACGCGCGGAGCGGCTCGAAGCCGTGGGCTCGGGCCTGGCGGTCGCCGCCAACGCCCTGAAGGCGCTCGACACGATCGACCTCGGCGACGAGGTCCGCAGGCTCTCCAGGATCCAGGGCACGGGCGGCCTGCGCACGCCGCACGGCAGATGGCTCATCCAGACCAGCGAGCAGAGCGCGGCGGCGCGCTACGGCGACTCCATCGCCATCATGCTGCGCGCCACCCTCGTGGACCTGCTGGCCGACCGAGTGCGCGACCTGCGCCTCGGCACCCCGGTCACCGGCGTCGACGCGGAGAACGGCGTGGTGCGCACGCAGGGTGGCGAGTTCGAGGCCGACCTGGTGGTCGCGGGCGACGGCATCAACTCCGCCACCCGCGCCGCGCTCTTCCCCGGTCATCCCGCGCCCGTCTACTCGGGCGTGACCGCGTGGCGGGTGCTGGTCCCCCAGCCGGGCGGCGTCGTGCAGAGCACCGAGACGTGGGGCAGGGGGCTGGTCGCCGGCGTCCACCCGCTGGCCGACGACCTCGTCTACCTCTATGCCACCGACCTGGCCCCTGCCGGGGAGCCGCACGGCGATGAGCGGGCGGGGCTGCTGCGCAGGTTCGGCGACTGGCACCAGCCGATCCCCGCGCTGCTGGAGTCGGCCAGGCGGGAGGACGTCATCCGCAACGACGTCTACTACCTCGGCACTCCGCTGCCGGCCATGCACAGGGGCAGGGTGGCGCTGCTGGGCGACGCCGCGCACCCCATGACGCCGAACCTGGGGCAGGGGGCCTGCCAGGCTATCGAGGACGCGATCGTCCTGGCCGCCACCGCGCCGGACCTGACCGCCTACACCGAGGCGCGGCTGGCGCGCACCGCCAAGGTGGTGGCTCAGTCGACGAAGATCTGCAGGGCCACCAAGGTGCGCCACCCGCTGGCCGTACGGCTGCGCGAGACGGGAATGGCGCTGGCCGGCAGGCTCAGCTCCGATCTGATGTTGCGCTCGATGGATGAGGTACTGGGATGGACACCTCCGGAGTCGGCCGCGACTGGTCAGGGGCGAGCCGCCCGAGCGTGA
- a CDS encoding DMT family transporter yields the protein MTWVGLVIALAGALGYAVGAALQQFEAVAEGASLKLVRRPRWWIGGVIGFTGASLHAVALSFAPLVVVQPVSVATLVFAVPLAAYLYGRKPYRAEILGSIAVAVGLLWLTLLVPHTDVKPELSSTAALGFIAVIGAIVLVANAAARRSRGPAKALLLSVGAGVVTASVSTFVRVVGGGMEGDLSRLVHWFTLVIPTLLVCAVVLLQRSYAVGYFGIAYAGVQVIDPITSVLAGAILLGEPLPTSPSTAVPALLAAALTIGGTITLGRLAPDQSRPTPEVSIPVPHPSSATSDRS from the coding sequence ATGACGTGGGTCGGCCTGGTCATCGCCCTCGCCGGGGCACTGGGATACGCGGTCGGCGCCGCGCTGCAGCAGTTCGAGGCGGTCGCCGAGGGCGCCTCGCTCAAGCTGGTCAGGCGCCCGCGCTGGTGGATCGGCGGCGTCATCGGCTTCACCGGCGCCAGCCTGCACGCGGTGGCGCTGAGCTTCGCGCCCCTGGTGGTCGTGCAGCCGGTGTCGGTGGCGACGCTGGTGTTCGCGGTCCCGCTGGCCGCCTACCTGTACGGCCGCAAGCCGTACCGGGCGGAGATCCTCGGGTCCATCGCCGTGGCGGTGGGCCTGCTCTGGCTGACGCTGCTGGTGCCGCACACGGACGTGAAACCGGAGCTGTCCTCGACCGCCGCGCTGGGGTTCATCGCGGTCATCGGGGCCATCGTGCTGGTCGCGAACGCGGCGGCGCGCAGGTCACGAGGTCCGGCCAAGGCGCTGCTGCTGTCGGTGGGAGCGGGCGTGGTCACCGCGAGCGTGTCCACGTTCGTGCGCGTCGTGGGGGGCGGCATGGAGGGCGACCTCTCCCGGCTCGTCCACTGGTTCACGCTGGTCATCCCCACGTTGCTGGTCTGCGCGGTGGTGCTGCTCCAGCGGTCCTACGCGGTCGGCTACTTCGGCATCGCATACGCGGGCGTGCAGGTCATCGACCCGATCACCTCCGTGCTCGCCGGCGCGATCCTGCTCGGCGAGCCGCTGCCCACCTCGCCCTCGACGGCCGTGCCCGCGCTGCTGGCCGCGGCGCTGACCATCGGCGGCACGATCACGCTCGGGCGGCTCGCCCCTGACCAGTCGCGGCCGACTCCGGAGGTGTCCATCCCAGTACCTCATCCATCGAGCGCAACATCAGATCGGAGCTGA